In Papaver somniferum cultivar HN1 unplaced genomic scaffold, ASM357369v1 unplaced-scaffold_123, whole genome shotgun sequence, the genomic stretch AGGATGCGAAGTAacaacatatctctcaataagcgttctctaaagaactagatgcacaaccccccccccccccccccccctccccttcccgttatgcttttaagtaagagagcatatcactcatttcacaAAGCCTTCAGTAAAATAGGAcagagaccatcctaagatgcaaatggtaaacaatccatattacaaagaaaaggaggtgatatttagaaaaatattcatgcagaatgcggaccattaaagtgacttatggctctcgtggattttttgacattttggactagttatagttcccaagtaatgttgcgtttggaaaactactagcacacatTATACATTTAAGGACTCACCACCCTTTGTAAATGCTAGagagtatacatcaaaaggacttgatgtttattgcatgtttaataggatcaacgTAGAGCATCCTATACCCTATGGTCTCGCAAAgtctatcatcaaaggttacatatgGTGCCTACGACATGGTTATGCGTAtaaacctacctttaacttcttggggaatatgcaatattacacgcatcttcacttattcgttttagacccacaattggtcaaccattctttgcgtaccagctggtaactggatataagcctgacattttatgttcttacgcatttttggttgcactatatatgtgaccttacgactccacatcgtactatgatgggtcatagAAATGTTTAAGTGATTATGTTggacaagaatttccaacaattgtctgcattttaaaacctttggcaggagatatcTTACCGCTAGAtctgcgggttatcactttaacgAAACAGTCTTCTCGTCGTTAggaggagataagaaaaagtaatttctaagggaacgacaggaattttcgtggtgtgttcccactgtatctcatattgattcttgtactccacaaatgtaaatgcgaagtgaaagaataatcgatttttagAAAGTACATTGAtttcgctaaagtgatgagatcacacataccagctgcaaacctaccttcaaggttacaaatcctcaataagggatatacaccatagaataAGGTGTTCAACTACACTTAgcggaagtgtggttgaggtcgtggctcaaaaaggaagttggagagaccacttggttcaatcaatcctcacctagaaaggaagttggtgaggaaggcacaacttacttatatcatcagaaatcatctcataagattgtctctgaatatgtccatgaatcaaactggaggacgctccgaagtttaatgattccagagaacaatgacatcccaagtggattatgagaatgtgcacgagtcaatggaaagatcatgcgagcatattgatgattaatttcatatacacttgcttaaggaaatagagtaagatgagatcgaaccgtgctccttgttgcttaatgtcaacgagtagcatatttggcctatacaattcaggtagaacttggttctttgacaaatatataggtatttggtgtggcagtgctaaccaaccaagtgtaaagtcTATTgaacatacatgattaatttgtcataaagcataatgagaagaaagaagtcttaaagtataaagactcgccttgtggcgcgaggtttctcacaaatcccTGGATTTGTTTGTAATGAACTATATAGTTTTCGGCTActcagttagcttggtaatttcaaaagtaattgaaagacaacatatgtatgtggttgatacgtatctctgaaagaatcaagagatagaaaatATTTACAAAAGTGCTTGACAGCCTTTTGTTACTCAAtacaagtgactctaaaccacatagtgcgtctacagttagatagaacgctcacttatggATAGAAGCAATCAggaggatgtggtatacccgtctaagtggctatttgatttggaggggatagacaagtaagttctttttccttgcgtattcacaagaaagttcctgatttggaattgtagctacctatgtcgatggtacaaacatgatgggtattcttgatgtaataagagaccttaaagctatttgaaatccaaaATTGAGattaaaaatcttggaaagctcgaccaaatactgagcttgtggtatatcattccaccagtttgcatatgtctaaagttgtcagaaaatttaataaagacatgcatcctgatagcactcccatgattagtcgaggttcaaatgtaagtaagtgaccatttcgtctaaaggaagatgacgaagatgtgtcggggatgaaattcccatatataAGTATAatatacgcattgttgtacttagtatagtaatacactcgattaaattttacatcctcatggAACTTGTTAGATAGATATAgttcagcgccaacgcaacgtcattgaacaataatctcttctccaacgaaagtaatcatggggagatatggtagactattttctaagtcattaccgaaaATAATCAAGAGaaatgccgacatcaggggaaggatccaaggatatgatgccgacatattttacttcgaaattgaagctgtgttgtactatttttcccttcgatcgagaataatttttcccaaagggttttgttactcgacaaggtttttagcgagacaacactaaaaacatcaaatatgttgaacgttgaagatttagagatcgcgttgatattactgaaaatatctgaatcaaagaaatgaaacgcgatattctcttaagcaaaggtaacttccagaatcaacaacatggtcttataaacattcaagtcaccaaagtaaagtgtgataaactcctattgaatgcattagactaatgaaaattatctgacatcagggggagcatctaatggtgtgttgaactattttccttcaccgaggttgcattttcccacagggttttgttactcggcaacgtttttaatgaggcaacatatttgagtccatctatgttctaagtttgcttaatattgtactctttttctttagttcaggttttgtccttctgggttttcctgacgaagttttaacgaggcaattaacttagactcgtcgatctttgaaaatcgtattgcatgtgatgaactacatgtaaagtacgtgaCACAATATGAAGTACTACTTGTGAAGAgttttaccaaggttttatcccaatgggttttccttgtcaaagttttaatgaggcgattgatttcggcacaagtcatcaagaagaggacgacatttgaagacctacattcgaagcactataCGTGAAGCACTATAAACTGAGTTCTATTGGACCACACAAGGAGGGgtgttgtagggcctacggcccatgggTGTGCGGCCCAACTAGAAACCTAAGGGTTTCTCTTTACATGTGTATAAATGATATTTTACCTATGTAATAGGCTAATCAATATAAATCCTTCTCTTTTCTGCCTATTCCTTTTCCCCCTATTATTCTACTACAACATTTATAAAAATATATGATTTGATATTATGtttatataaaaaattaaaaataagattggatattatgtttataaaaatatgatttgatatttatATTGTATTTATAGGAAGTATAAAAGATATGATATTGTATCTTGATTGTATAGAAACtaattatttgatatgaaatttatctataaattaataagtattaatttatcggttaattaataaattttgattttttaagcattaataaattttgatggtccCTACAACGTTAATTTATAGAGTTCTACTGTATGTGAAAAATAAATGTCTAAATTCACATAGGATatacattcatttttcctaaaaTCCTTTTCCAACCCCAACTTTTTAAATTAATGTGGTGATGACATGGGTTAATTTTTGTCAGACATTGTCAAGGTCaatgtctagttttagacattcacatTGAGAATGTCAAGCTATCCTTGTAAGCTTTTTCTTAATTAAAATTATTCTAATATATTAAATAACAAGTTTTagctctaataaaatcttaaaattactaaaaataaaatttacatttgATAACATGATCAGAAACAATACCATTTTGATGAAAAATTGGAATTCAGGTGTCTTATTTATGTTGCCACGTAGAAAATACATAGAACAACCATCGGATAAGCTCTTAGCTCTTGACAAGTATTTACAATAGCTTAGAGTATCGTGACAAACAAAACCTGTACTCCCTAATTCATTAAATCGGGGGATATTTATAAAACTAACCCTTTAATTGGTTATCGTTAGTATAAAAAATACGTATAATTTGATAATCTTTATACTCATACCTCCTCATTGTCTTAAAAtatgtgcaaacttgaactatgtCATCCATTTATAAGAACAGAGGGAGTATTCATTAAACATTGAAATCATATCACGGTGTCAATTAGCGCACAATGTTCTGCAAAACCGACTTAACTAACTCAAGCTATAGTGTTATCATTTTAAACTGCAGAGAGAATTACAGAATTGCAGATTACAATGTAACTTGAAACCTTCCTTCCCACCTGTTTATATGAACTCACTCCTAATTTATCAGATAGCCTTGAAGAAATTCTATGAGGACAAATGCAGAATTCTTTAACTATAAAACTTTCCTGAGTCATCAATGGGCTATTATATGCGCCGCTTACTTTCTGTGTGCAGTTTGATGTAGTATATTATCCTAATTAAAGTACAGAATATGTTAACATTTCCTCTATATAATTTTGTTCCTCTGGACCACGGGGTCGTTGGACAATGCTGCTACTTGACTTTGTCGAGTTGAACGATCTTCAAAATTAGACTTAGCCATGCCCTGCATCTTACCGAAGCTATGCTAATTATCCTTGGCTAGTATATAAACAATAATTGCTACGGTAAACGAGTTTTTGACGATTATGTCGAAATAATCAGCAGAAAAATCTCAAACTTACAAGCATTCGTGGATTTCAGTAATGGAAGTTCTGGTGTAACTATAATGCTAACTCCCTTATTAATTAAAAGGAGAAAAGATTGCCGTAAGAGACACGAGACATCAAACTACTGTTAGGAAATAGCTTCTTGAAATGTTGACGCACATATTATATTATCATTTTAGAgtgccaaaaaaaaaatgttgtttttaAGAGGAAATGTTTTACTTTACAGAAAGGTGTGGACACCATGAAATGGTTATAGAGAACGATAGGGTACAAAAAAATGTAAGAGGATCTTATGAAAATGGAGTTTTGCTTTTTCTAATCTTTTTTATGAAAAAGTAATGTGCCTGTcattttctttattgtttttgTGTTCCCATTTCCACAGGAGACTAAGTTAAAAAAGCAGACGAACAAAATGACTTAATGACATAAAAATAATAGGAGTACTTTGTAAGGTTTTCCTAGATCAACAAACTTTGATTGTAAGAGTCTAAATTTTTTTCAAATATTACTGTGAATTATGCCCCAAACACACCCCTAAAATATTGAAGGTGACTGAAAACAGATATAAGATAACTGGGCACATGGGTGTCATTGTTATATCAGAAATGTTTAAAGCTGGATGACACAGAAGATGGCCAATTTGTTTCAAGGAAGTCAAAGGGTGATATGCAAATATAATGAAAATGCCAGGTGCTCTGCTGATTCGGCCAGTCAACTACGGACAAGAAAAAACAGTAAACATAATCTGAATCGAAGGACAATAATAAATGGAAAACCACCTTTACCCATGTATACTTGACCTTTTCCTTTCCGGTGGACGCGACTCTTAAATTTTTATCTAGTTGAATCATACTAATATAGAAAGCCCGGGAAATGAAATTGTAAGTTATAACTACAATTAACAGTATACCTTGCATCACATAAAGTGCAGGCGACATTTTCAGCTCAAGTCTGAATGCAGTTTAAGTAAAAGAATTTTCAAATGTTGTGAAAAAAGGAGAGGGAATTTATAGTTTTAACGTTTAAGCTTTGTGCTAGTTTACAAAATGAACACTGTTCATTTATCTATCATACAAATCATGATCTTTCAGTATGAAAAGATAATTTTCCCTGATAACTAGTATGTTTGTTCATCTGTGATGGAAATGTTATTCAGTTCCTACATGCCAAGCCAGTGATTCACTTGTGTTGCTTCCAATTATCTTTTAAGCAAATATTAGGAAGCATAACTTTAGCTCTTACTTCTTATTGATATAATAAACTAGTTGCTGAAAAAAATTATATGTGGTAGACTAGTACTGCACAGGACAATGCATGAATAAATAGTCTAATATGGTAAACAGAAGTCAACAAAAAAGAATTAAACTTGGAACGAAGTTGTTCATCCTGACAGGTTTACATGTTGATCTGACAAAATTAGACGTCAACTTTCACTAATTTAtcaaaaagaaatataaaatacATGATAAGCAAAGAAATCTAATGAAACAAGCAAGCAGGTGAATAGTTACCTCCACCCAAGGGACTGCCTTATCCCGCGGTAGATAAGTCCTAGGGACCTCCCAATTAAGGAAACCAGCAAAAATGAAATAGCACTGCTGACTTTCCCAAAAATTGCTTTAACCAGCGGCATTGAAATATCAGAGAACTCAAGAAATAAGCTGAAATAATATCTCCTGTAAAACATAAACAACCATTTTGAGTCGGCTGCATATCCTACCATCAAGAAGTACTATCATTTGGGCAGCTGGAGTAATGCATCATATAAGTTCACATTTCCACATATTATATTACTTAAAAGATGAGAGAATTGTTACTATGTGAACCTTTGGGGATCAAACCGGAACACATTGAAGTGTCTTCGGGTCTTACACAGTAAAAAAGTGCTATTTTTATGAGTTTCATAAATTGAATCTTGGCCTTAACCAATATTTCATTAAAGGAGAAGGGAAAGACTGAAAAAGATATCTATTTTGAAAGCAACAACAAGCACCGGAAATGCAAATACCTTATGGCTAGAAGATATAAAAAACACCTCTCACCTAAACTTGCTTAGAATGCCAGCCAGGCAGAATAATGTGGCTGTGCATGTCTATACTATCTTCATAAGTATTAACAAATGTACGCAAAAGATAAGAGTTAGTATGGGCCAGATTGAAAGAAATATACCATCCTGTCAAGGCCCTTAGTTCCTCGGTTCGTTTTACAGCCATGGACAGTTGGCTTATCACAACATAGTGCAACATGGATATTGGACGGGCAGGTTTCTTGAGGGGAAGCTTCTGCCACCAGTGCAGATTCTTTGCCTCACTACTGTCTGAATCCTCAGGAAGACGGACACTAAATGTTGACAAGTCAAAATGGTCCTCATACATTGATATTATTGAGTCCATATTTTGGTGCATCCACTTATTCAATGCTACCTGCCATAAGAAAGTGAGATTCGGGTGAGTGACCTAACATTGAAGCAAATTTCGGCATTGACTTGGCTTATACGATATCACCTGTAGTTTATTACCATCATGACACATGCAGAAAAACTAAACCTAGTACATCGCAATCTATTGTAGAGAAGTGGTAAAACAGAGATCCTTATGCAAAGGAACTGGATTATTTACAACCGATCATGGAGAAGCAAAACACTTTACCTCATTGCGCAATTTTTGAAGTTCTCGAGTAGACATAGAACACAAGATCAAACCTAGGCGATTCATATCCTTGGACATATTACTGTCAACTGAAATCAGTTCCAAATAATTACTTGTAATCCCATCTGCTAAATTAATCACCAGATCTTCTAAGATGTCAACCCCAAACAGGACAAACAAGTTTACATCATAGCGGCAACCAACTCTGGTACAAGGCAAACAAAAACAGGTTAAAGTGGCGGGTATCATTGCATAAAATAAAGGTTGTATCATTCAGACACTTTTTCATAAAATACTAACAGATATAAAAGCATAAGTGACAACAATAAGCCCAATTATACAAATAAGAGCAGTAATAATAGCAAGCACGGAAAAGAAAAAAGTGGAAAAAGACCAGATGTGTTTAAGGTTAGCTATGCCATTTTGAAACCCCCTAGCATTTAGATTCTAGCCCATAAGCATTATGTAAATGTCACAGTACTTATGGCTCAGAGCCACAAACCAACAGGGCATCTCTAAAAGAACATGCCAAAGCTGGGTTTGGAGATGAATTCGTCAGCAATCAAATTTAttggataaagcttggaaatctaTTTGGTGCATGTACATTGTTGTACCTTAATAATCTATGCCTAGACGCACGTCAAAGTAACCATAAATCATGAAGCGCTTTGCTGACTTCTACAGACCATTTACCAGTGTGACACCAGTTGCCCACATAATATTAGACTACCGGATACCCTAAAACGTGCACAATAGTTTGCTTAGTTTCCAAAAGCACAAGCAACTAGGAGAAATAAGAATACCCGAGGGAGCGATGTCTGAGGAAGAATAAGAATTCTGCATAGAGATCTTCCTTGCCAGAATTTTCAATGTTACGTAGAATACTTTGATCTCCTTCCAACTTTTTGTACATTGTCGGAAATACATTCTGGAGAAATTTTAAATTAATGATTTTTAGTTAACATTTCAATCTATGGCTTTAAGCAAACATTAAACTTTCCCAGCAGACTACGTACCTTATTGTGCTTCCTATTTTCCAGAGAGAGTTCATGCTCTAGCCATGTATCAAAAATTACTGGAGTGGATTTTTGTATAATTCTTGATACTTCTGCTAATCGATCATCTCTTCCAATATCTCCACAGCCACCTGAGATGCAATTGACCTGGAAATACATGAAACTTTTAGTTAGACGGAGAACAATAAAAATGTCAATGGACTCAAAAGCATCAGAGCTGCTTTCTGCCTTTATCAACAGCTTATCTACATTAGCAAGACATGGTATTCAATAAACGCCGAAATCAGAATGGACAAGCGAACTGTGATGTGAAAAAGAGACATAAATGGATAAAGAGACGCCTGCCTCTTTCTCGAGTTGTTGCAAGGTAATGAAAAGCAGGCGTAACCTGGGAGCTTCACCGAGGGCATATAAACTTAATGGGTGTTTCGCATTCTGATTATTGCGCTCAGCAATTCTACTATCCAGATTACCATCATATTGAGCAGCATCAAGGGCACCAATAAGCTTCTTTTTCACTGCATCCCAAGCATACTCTACATTTACCTGGCGATCACTCTTCGCTGTACTGCAAACGGAAAATTAATTAGTAGTACAATATTTCATTGTTTAGATTTTTACACACTTCCATTCATGCCCTGCTCAAGTTGCTTACCCTTACCTACCAAAAGAGGTAGAGTCAGGAACGACATCACAATCTGAGACATTCTTTCTAAAAGTAAAATAACCATTCTTCGAAGGCACTACTACTCCAGCCATATATGCAAGGATTATAGTGGCCGTTAAAAGTACTTGATCGACAATGAATACACCGCTGAAAGGTGTAATCTCCGAGTTTATCATCCCAAGGCAACAACACCTAACTGACCTCTCTTTTACATGAAAATGTCCCTTCAAAATGGAAGGACCACTTAGCCCATATGCTTCCCATGCCGGAGAAAGAGATGTTACTCCACGGTTCTTATATGAGGACCTTCTACAACCATAGAAACAAAATATGCTTTATTATTGATTTTCCTATCATCATTCCACATCTTTGTTTATGGTAGTCAACATTTCTACATCTTGCAGTTAATTTGTACTTGTATAGTATACTTTAAAGGTTTGAAATCATAAAAGTAAATAGAGATAAATGTATTGgttgattttaaaaaaaaaatggttcacTAATTTGCATCTGGACCTATGTGGTGGAGAATGTTAAGCAAATACTGCAAACTACAAGATAAGTTAAAAATAAATAGATGTTAGTAAGTTAGAAAAGGTATGCCGAGATGAGGACCTTTCCACTGTTGTGAAACAAGAATTTCTAGGTATAAGTTGGCTCAGTCTATAATAGCTTGTCTGCTGCTGTAGCTTAGCAAATGACGGTATAACTGCATATCCCGCCATTTAACAATATCTAGCATTCCGTTCTCGATGTATCAAACCATAGTTTACCAGTACATAATCGCCACTTTTATTTTTTCCCGTTAATCGCCCCTTCTGAAACAGGAAAGGGTTAACATCACTGAGACTGTTAAAGATGAAATTCTAGGTCAGGGCTATtctaaccaaacaaaaaaaaaagagtcagatcatttaaatttttttaaagaTGGAAATCGTTTACAGTGTCTACTAACAAGATGAGAAaccataccttcttcttctttttttcctttgttgCCCTAGATTTGAAACCAAATGAGTCTAAGAGAGAGTTGCGACAATACTTAGGGGCAAACAAACGGTATCAACAACCAGCCAACCACCACCATTCGAAATCCTCTATTCTTATTTCTGGGCGCATCGTTTCAAAGTACAGCAGTGCTATCCTACACGActgattttactttttttttcttttttccaacgAGAACCCTACCTCTCATTTTTTATGGCTGTGACTAAATATAACCCATATATTTAGTTTAAATATAACCCTCTTCAAATATTATTAACCCTGTTATCGTGTGTGAACAAGAAGTCGaactttgtttaaattgcatcaCCATCATCTTTAATTTATTCAAGAACTGAATTGAAGAACTGATATCTCGGCACCGCGTAAAAAgatgaaaatcaatttttttaagtttcaaacgaaCAGTTCATAAAACCCGCAACTTACTTGTGACCGTAATTGATGCATAGTTTTTTCAATTTGGAGGAGAAAATCAGaatatttcttaaatatttcgTTAGGGTTTTGTGAGATGACTTTATTTGGGTTAGAtctatgtagtcgatttcggccatctcggccgagatttcggcgaaattccggatttcggtccaagaagacgagattttgttaatttcggccggacgaaatctttgcgaaaatttcggccggaaacgcgtttttcggtcggaatttcggccgtaatatatatatataattttttttttaaattgagtggattaatctcaagtacaaaaattaaacagattaattcactcactagtattattgcttgttgttgtgtttgaatttcttgacctaaaattatcatttggtgttgatgatgaggaaggtgaacaaccagatttactaatactatgtttcttttaagtggGTCAATACTCCCTCAATCTTCTAGTCTGACTCAAACTAGGATTGGAATTAATTGAACCTGGCAACAAACACTTCTTAttataaaagttggaaccgaaattacaccgaaatttgaaaacggaatctccgagacaacgttgtaccagtgtctcgctcggAACCGAGATAAACCGGAATCCGAA encodes the following:
- the LOC113331039 gene encoding uncharacterized protein LOC113331039 isoform X4; the encoded protein is MAGYAVIPSFAKLQQQTSYYRLSQLIPRNSCFTTVERRSSYKNRGVTSLSPAWEAYGLSGPSILKGHFHVKERSVRCCCLGMINSEITPFSGVFIVDQVLLTATIILAYMAGVVVPSKNGYFTFRKNVSDCDVVPDSTSFGSTAKSDRQVNVEYAWDAVKKKLIGALDAAQYDGNLDSRIAERNNQNAKHPLSLYALGEAPRLRLLFITLQQLEKEVNCISGGCGDIGRDDRLAEVSRIIQKSTPVIFDTWLEHELSLENRKHNKNVFPTMYKKLEGDQSILRNIENSGKEDLYAEFLFFLRHRSLGVGCRYDVNLFVLFGVDILEDLVINLADGITSNYLELISVDSNMSKDMNRLGLILCSMSTRELQKLRNEVALNKWMHQNMDSIISMYEDHFDLSTFSVRLPEDSDSSEAKNLHWWQKLPLKKPARPISMLHYVVISQLSMAVKRTEELRALTGWRYYFSLFLEFSDISMPLVKAIFGKVSSAISFLLVSLIGRSLGLIYRGIRQSLGWRAWLSLILKIVQLDKVK
- the LOC113331039 gene encoding uncharacterized protein LOC113331039 isoform X2, with protein sequence MAGYAVIPSFAKLQQQTSYYRLSQLIPRNSCFTTVERRSSYKNRGVTSLSPAWEAYGLSGPSILKGHFHVKERSVRCCCLGMINSEITPFSGVFIVDQVLLTATIILAYMAGVVVPSKNGYFTFRKNVSDCDVVPDSTSFGSTAKSDRQVNVEYAWDAVKKKLIGALDAAQYDGNLDSRIAERNNQNAKHPLSLYALGEAPRLRLLFITLQQLEKEVNCISGGCGDIGRDDRLAEVSRIIQKSTPVIFDTWLEHELSLENRKHNKNVFPTMYKKLEGDQSILRNIENSGKEDLYAEFLFFLRHRSLGVGCRYDVNLFVLFGVDILEDLVINLADGITSNYLELISVDSNMSKDMNRLGLILCSMSTRELQKLRNEVALNKWMHQNMDSIISMYEDHFDLSTFSVRLPEDSDSSEAKNLHWWQKLPLKKPARPISMLHYVVISQLSMAVKRTEELRALTGWRYYFSLFLEFSDISMPLVKAIFGKVSSAISFLLVSLIGRSLGLIYRGIRQSLGWRCRAWLSLILKIVQLDKVK
- the LOC113331039 gene encoding uncharacterized protein LOC113331039 isoform X1; translated protein: MAGYAVIPSFAKLQQQTSYYRLSQLIPRNSCFTTVERRSSYKNRGVTSLSPAWEAYGLSGPSILKGHFHVKERSVRCCCLGMINSEITPFSGVFIVDQVLLTATIILAYMAGVVVPSKNGYFTFRKNVSDCDVVPDSTSFGSTAKSDRQVNVEYAWDAVKKKLIGALDAAQYDGNLDSRIAERNNQNAKHPLSLYALGEAPRLRLLFITLQQLEKEVNCISGGCGDIGRDDRLAEVSRIIQKSTPVIFDTWLEHELSLENRKHNKNVFPTMYKKLEGDQSILRNIENSGKEDLYAEFLFFLRHRSLGVGCRYDVNLFVLFGVDILEDLVINLADGITSNYLELISVDSNMSKDMNRLGLILCSMSTRELQKLRNEVALNKWMHQNMDSIISMYEDHFDLSTFSVRLPEDSDSSEAKNLHWWQKLPLKKPARPISMLHYVVISQLSMAVKRTEELRALTGWRYYFSLFLEFSDISMPLVKAIFGKVSSAISFLLVSLIGRSLGLIYRGIRQSLGWRSTCKPVRMNNFVPSLILFC
- the LOC113331039 gene encoding uncharacterized protein LOC113331039 isoform X6, whose translation is MVILLLERMSQIVMSFLTLPLLVGKAKSDRQVNVEYAWDAVKKKLIGALDAAQYDGNLDSRIAERNNQNAKHPLSLYALGEAPRLRLLFITLQQLEKEVNCISGGCGDIGRDDRLAEVSRIIQKSTPVIFDTWLEHELSLENRKHNKNVFPTMYKKLEGDQSILRNIENSGKEDLYAEFLFFLRHRSLGVGCRYDVNLFVLFGVDILEDLVINLADGITSNYLELISVDSNMSKDMNRLGLILCSMSTRELQKLRNEVALNKWMHQNMDSIISMYEDHFDLSTFSVRLPEDSDSSEAKNLHWWQKLPLKKPARPISMLHYVVISQLSMAVKRTEELRALTGWRYYFSLFLEFSDISMPLVKAIFGKVSSAISFLLVSLIGRSLGLIYRGIRQSLGWRSTCKPVRMNNFVPSLILFC
- the LOC113331039 gene encoding uncharacterized protein LOC113331039 isoform X5, whose protein sequence is MAGYAVIPSFAKLQQQTSYYRLSQLIPRNSCFTTVERRSSYKNRGVTSLSPAWEAYGLSGPSILKGHFHVKERSVRCCCLGMINSEITPFSGVFIVDQVLLTATIILAYMAGVVVPSKNGYFTFRKNVSDCDVVPDSTSFGSTAKSDRQVNVEYAWDAVKKKLIGALDAAQYDGNLDSRIAERNNQNAKHPLSLYALGEAPRLRLLFITLQQLEKEVNCISGGCGDIGRDDRLAEVSRIIQKSTPVIFDTWLEHELSLENRKHNKNVFPTMYKKLEGDQSILRNIENSGKEDLYAEFLFFLRHRSLGVGCRYDVNLFVLFGVDILEDLVINLADGITSNYLELISVDSNMSKDMNRLGLILCSMSTRELQKLRNEVALNKWMHQNMDSIISMYEDHFDLSTFSVRLPEDSDSSEAKNLHWWQKLPLKKPARPISMLHYVVISQLSMAVKRTEELRALTGWRYYFSLFLEFSDISMPLVKAIFGKVSSAISFLLVSLIGRSLGLIYRGIRQSLGWR
- the LOC113331039 gene encoding uncharacterized protein LOC113331039 isoform X3, which produces MAGYAVIPSFAKLQQQTSYYRLSQLIPRNSCFTTVERSSYKNRGVTSLSPAWEAYGLSGPSILKGHFHVKERSVRCCCLGMINSEITPFSGVFIVDQVLLTATIILAYMAGVVVPSKNGYFTFRKNVSDCDVVPDSTSFGSTAKSDRQVNVEYAWDAVKKKLIGALDAAQYDGNLDSRIAERNNQNAKHPLSLYALGEAPRLRLLFITLQQLEKEVNCISGGCGDIGRDDRLAEVSRIIQKSTPVIFDTWLEHELSLENRKHNKNVFPTMYKKLEGDQSILRNIENSGKEDLYAEFLFFLRHRSLGVGCRYDVNLFVLFGVDILEDLVINLADGITSNYLELISVDSNMSKDMNRLGLILCSMSTRELQKLRNEVALNKWMHQNMDSIISMYEDHFDLSTFSVRLPEDSDSSEAKNLHWWQKLPLKKPARPISMLHYVVISQLSMAVKRTEELRALTGWRYYFSLFLEFSDISMPLVKAIFGKVSSAISFLLVSLIGRSLGLIYRGIRQSLGWRSTCKPVRMNNFVPSLILFC